From the Paludibacterium paludis genome, one window contains:
- the trxA gene encoding thioredoxin TrxA, protein MSDLIQHVTDDSFEQDVLKAEGPVLVDYWAEWCGPCKMIAPILDEVARDYDGRLKVVKLNIDQNELTPPKFGIRGIPTLMIFKDGQVAATKVGALAKGQLMAFIDSNI, encoded by the coding sequence ATGAGCGATCTGATCCAGCATGTAACCGATGATTCGTTTGAACAGGATGTACTGAAAGCCGAAGGCCCCGTGCTGGTCGACTACTGGGCGGAGTGGTGCGGCCCGTGCAAGATGATCGCGCCGATCCTGGATGAAGTGGCCCGCGATTACGATGGCCGTCTGAAGGTGGTCAAGCTGAACATCGACCAGAACGAGCTGACCCCGCCGAAATTCGGCATCCGCGGCATCCCCACGCTGATGATCTTCAAGGACGGCCAGGTCGCCGCGACCAAGGTCGGCGCGCTGGCCAAGGGTCAGTTGATGGCGTTTATTGACAGCAACATCTAA